Proteins encoded together in one Mycobacterium sp. MS1601 window:
- a CDS encoding alkaline phosphatase family protein, producing the protein MSTVKQVCLGVAAAGVIAGAGTVLATGVAYADTTTDSGSSASASADSPGGESSSERSATRTEKKENEEKNDDDDTSASDDVSKSSTTSPEPDDDSDDTPSRTFGSTNTSDDDQGADDDSDASTSEDLTNEDTAAIEDTAAEPVQPAVLTREEIKAAQAPQRKQRDLPLPLLPTTPAAPAVTTTAAAERNRAATTADVTATAVDPTKQRVLVIGVDGTNLSRVLDNPANTNFWELMQTGTTGAASIVGHTTISNPSWTAILTGVWDNKSGVINNVFTPSTYNRWPTVFNQLEEYNPNIKTKAIADWKVVADIAGAGSTPADEVIYIPQGPNDPVYAAADAAVTAETVKSILGTDPGYENVPNFMFTYMTGVDEAGHLYGGASTQYAQAIERANVNVGLILDAVAAREAATCAAGPSTCEDWTIIMVTDHGHQPQQGFGHGFQSPDETSTFVIVDGPDFDDAKMNLKYSIVDVTPTVVSLFGLGPRGDADGVPLTDLTGSQVDPVNLRQALQDAIDMYGWPDIQTNVALSLRTVFATIPYYVDTFTADITSQLQAIAGQGIFLVSDVAAIAVFPVELIGDALYAVTNAIAQVVARLTGIDGAGPLLPSSADRDGQPYPWIVV; encoded by the coding sequence GTGTCGACGGTCAAACAGGTCTGTCTTGGTGTTGCTGCCGCGGGTGTGATCGCCGGCGCGGGCACCGTGTTGGCTACCGGCGTCGCCTACGCCGACACCACCACCGATAGCGGGTCGTCCGCGTCGGCAAGCGCCGATTCCCCCGGCGGTGAGAGCTCCTCGGAACGCAGCGCCACCCGCACGGAGAAGAAAGAGAACGAGGAAAAGAACGACGACGACGACACATCGGCCTCCGACGATGTGTCGAAGTCGAGCACCACGTCGCCGGAGCCCGACGACGACTCCGACGACACGCCGTCGAGGACCTTCGGTTCCACCAACACCTCCGATGACGACCAGGGCGCCGACGACGACTCCGATGCATCGACGTCGGAGGACCTGACGAACGAGGACACCGCCGCTATCGAGGACACCGCAGCTGAGCCTGTGCAGCCGGCGGTGCTCACGCGCGAGGAGATCAAGGCCGCCCAGGCTCCCCAGCGCAAGCAGCGCGATCTGCCATTGCCGTTGCTGCCCACCACACCCGCCGCCCCGGCTGTCACCACCACCGCGGCCGCTGAGCGCAACCGCGCCGCCACCACCGCTGACGTCACCGCGACCGCCGTGGATCCCACCAAGCAACGTGTCCTGGTGATCGGTGTGGACGGCACCAACCTGAGCCGGGTGTTGGACAATCCGGCCAACACGAACTTCTGGGAGTTGATGCAGACCGGCACCACCGGCGCGGCCTCCATCGTCGGACACACGACGATCTCCAACCCGTCCTGGACCGCCATCCTGACCGGCGTCTGGGACAACAAGAGTGGCGTGATCAACAACGTCTTCACCCCCTCGACCTACAACCGCTGGCCCACGGTGTTCAACCAGCTCGAGGAGTACAACCCGAACATCAAGACCAAGGCAATCGCGGATTGGAAAGTGGTCGCCGACATCGCCGGGGCAGGTTCCACCCCGGCCGACGAGGTGATCTACATCCCGCAAGGCCCCAACGACCCGGTGTACGCAGCGGCCGACGCCGCCGTCACCGCCGAGACGGTGAAGTCCATCCTGGGCACCGATCCTGGCTACGAGAACGTCCCGAACTTCATGTTCACCTACATGACCGGGGTCGACGAGGCCGGACATCTGTACGGCGGGGCCTCGACGCAGTACGCGCAGGCCATCGAAAGGGCCAACGTCAACGTCGGGCTGATCCTCGACGCGGTCGCCGCACGTGAAGCCGCGACCTGCGCCGCCGGTCCGAGCACGTGCGAGGACTGGACCATCATCATGGTGACCGACCATGGTCACCAGCCGCAGCAGGGTTTCGGCCACGGCTTCCAATCCCCCGACGAGACATCGACGTTCGTGATCGTCGACGGCCCGGACTTCGATGACGCGAAGATGAACCTGAAGTACTCGATTGTCGACGTCACCCCCACGGTGGTGAGCCTGTTCGGGCTCGGCCCCCGCGGCGACGCCGACGGTGTGCCGCTGACCGATCTGACGGGCAGCCAAGTCGACCCGGTGAATCTGCGTCAGGCCCTACAGGACGCCATCGACATGTACGGATGGCCGGATATCCAGACGAACGTGGCGTTGAGCCTGCGCACTGTCTTCGCCACCATCCCTTACTACGTGGACACCTTCACCGCCGACATCACGTCACAGTTGCAGGCCATCGCCGGACAGGGGATCTTCCTGGTCAGTGATGTCGCCGCCATCGCGGTGTTCCCCGTGGAGCTGATCGGCGACGCGCTGTACGCGGTGACCAACGCGATCGCCCAGGTGGTGGCACGACTGACCGGGATCGACGGGGCTGGGCCGTTGCTGCCGTCGAGCGCTGACCGCGACGGTCAGCCGTACCCGTGGATCGTCGTGTAG
- a CDS encoding glycoside hydrolase codes for MGLPGNRCDARVLSVSKRVLTSARGRWLAIAASIAVSAGMFYAQSSDHHLQTPTVAPAGHNHVLADAPTAAAPAEAAPLLASVPAGAADIAFALPRGVTPEGGLQVRTIWVARAISVLFPEVTTIGGYRQDPLKWHPNGLAIDVMIPDHNTEEGIELGNQIAGLALANAQRWGVLHVIWRQGYYPGVGAPSWTADYGNETANHFDHVHIATSGGGYPTGKETYFIGSMSKS; via the coding sequence ATCGGGCTCCCGGGCAATCGCTGCGACGCTAGGGTGCTGTCCGTGAGCAAACGGGTGTTGACCAGCGCCCGAGGGCGCTGGTTGGCCATCGCGGCCTCGATCGCCGTGTCGGCGGGAATGTTCTATGCCCAGAGTTCCGACCACCACCTGCAGACGCCGACCGTTGCGCCTGCCGGCCACAACCACGTCCTCGCCGACGCGCCGACGGCCGCCGCGCCTGCCGAGGCGGCACCCCTGCTGGCCAGCGTCCCCGCCGGGGCCGCCGACATCGCGTTCGCACTTCCCCGGGGAGTGACCCCCGAAGGCGGACTACAGGTCAGGACCATCTGGGTAGCCCGCGCCATCAGCGTCCTGTTCCCCGAGGTGACGACCATCGGCGGCTACCGCCAGGACCCCTTGAAGTGGCATCCCAACGGTCTGGCCATCGACGTGATGATCCCCGACCACAACACCGAAGAGGGCATCGAACTCGGCAATCAGATCGCGGGGCTGGCGCTGGCCAACGCGCAGCGCTGGGGGGTGCTGCACGTCATCTGGCGCCAGGGCTACTACCCGGGCGTCGGCGCTCCGAGTTGGACTGCGGACTACGGCAACGAGACCGCCAACCACTTCGATCACGTGCACATCGCCACCTCCGGCGGGGGCTACCCCACCGGCAAGGAGACGTACTTCATCGGCTCGATGAGTAAAAGCTGA
- a CDS encoding Rv1733c family protein, producing the protein MRTFPKQCRWYLRALGRNPLVRLSDRIEAFSVLAVAAIALMAIPLAMQLHHQTYTERMHAVTEQAQTRHSVQATVVRGSTGFPTDFDSAASVTVQWADGNKVRTEQIISPATVETGAPLTIWLDTDNEVVSAPLQPLDAELSALGIAWVGWTTIVLFGGIGAMGVRRGLDRLRVRAWDREIRLLTYNDDGWANRHP; encoded by the coding sequence ATGCGAACGTTCCCCAAGCAGTGTCGGTGGTATCTGCGCGCGCTGGGGCGCAATCCGTTGGTGCGGTTGTCCGATCGGATCGAGGCGTTTTCGGTCCTCGCCGTGGCAGCCATCGCGCTCATGGCGATACCACTTGCCATGCAGCTGCACCACCAGACCTACACGGAGCGCATGCATGCTGTTACCGAGCAGGCACAGACGCGGCATTCGGTGCAGGCGACGGTGGTACGCGGCAGCACCGGGTTCCCCACCGACTTCGACTCCGCGGCGTCTGTCACCGTTCAGTGGGCGGACGGCAACAAGGTTCGCACCGAGCAGATCATCAGCCCCGCCACCGTCGAAACCGGTGCGCCACTGACCATCTGGTTGGACACCGACAACGAGGTGGTCAGCGCTCCACTGCAACCCCTGGACGCCGAACTCAGCGCGCTGGGCATCGCCTGGGTCGGCTGGACCACCATCGTCCTGTTCGGCGGTATCGGTGCCATGGGCGTGCGCAGGGGACTCGACCGTCTGCGGGTCCGCGCCTGGGACCGCGAGATACGGCTGCTGACCTACAACGACGACGGCTGGGCCAACCGCCACCCATAA